In Parabacteroides timonensis, the genomic stretch ACCAATACTGAAAAAAAGATATTGCATGAGCAACTGTGCATTACTCAATTTCATCCATCATACGATTATACCGACTTCGTGGAAGGACTACGCCCCATACAAAACGAGAATTGTAATACTATCAGTTTCGAAAGAAAAGATGGAATCTTTAAAGTATTCTGTGAAAAAGCTCAAAAAAAGCTCAATACCTGTTTTGACAGTATTTACACAGAATTGAAGGAGGAAGGAGAAAAACAACTAACAATAGAGAATACTACTTTCTCTATCAAAGCGAGTAATAACGATCCCAATAAAATAAATATCCAACTAAAAGAAGATCTGCCTGTCGAAGATACCAAAATATATATACATAAAACTCCCACATGCGAAGAAATTAAAGATTCACTCAAAAATGCTTATGAACTTTTCGATAAGTATAAGATAGATAAATACCCTTTCATCTTCATTATCGACGAAATTAATCGCGGAGAAATATCTAAAATATTCGGAGAATTATTCTTCTCTATAGATCCGGAATACCGAGGAAAGAAAGGACGAGTACAAACACAATACGCTAACATAATAAAAGAGAATGATTTCTTTAAAGAAGGTTTTTACGTCCCGGAAAATGTCTATATTATAGGTACAATGAACGATATAGACCGTAGCGTTGAATGTATCGACTTTGCAATGCGCCGTCGTTTTGCCTGGAAAGAGATCAGCGCCAAAGATAGTATGTCTATGTTGTCGGTCCTCGGAGAATTTGAAGATGAGGCCAAAGATAGGTTAACCGCAATCAACAATACTATTTGGAATGAAGAAACAAATGAAGGAATAGAAGGTTTAAGCCCATCTTATCATATAGGTGCGTCTTATTTTTTGAAGCTAA encodes the following:
- a CDS encoding McrB family protein, with translation MIQLLRSNKNLILTGAPGTGKTYMAKQIALMMLFNKESEDALTNTEKKILHEQLCITQFHPSYDYTDFVEGLRPIQNENCNTISFERKDGIFKVFCEKAQKKLNTCFDSIYTELKEEGEKQLTIENTTFSIKASNNDPNKINIQLKEDLPVEDTKIYIHKTPTCEEIKDSLKNAYELFDKYKIDKYPFIFIIDEINRGEISKIFGELFFSIDPEYRGKKGRVQTQYANIIKENDFFKEGFYVPENVYIIGTMNDIDRSVECIDFAMRRRFAWKEISAKDSMSMLSVLGEFEDEAKDRLTAINNTIWNEETNEGIEGLSPSYHIGASYFLKLTKCNYDFHKLWENHLRGILYEYLRGMPDAIQKMNLLENAYNFINDDE